DNA sequence from the Oncorhynchus masou masou isolate Uvic2021 unplaced genomic scaffold, UVic_Omas_1.1 unplaced_scaffold_3741, whole genome shotgun sequence genome:
ctggacttgtcactcatgtcactacctccttgcgactttcagtttcacaacaccaggaattgatgaactttcatttgatctcctgttccgagttccctctcgtccttggatacccctggcttcacagccataaccctcacatcgactggtctgtgggcactatcaagcagtggggtcctacgtgccaagctacttgtattttccagaattccccgagttctactcccgagtctttagaatccatcgacctgacccgagttcccgagtgttaccatgacctcaaactggtgtttagcaaacagagggccaccatgctaccaccccatagaccttacgattgccccatcgacctgtttccgggcacttgcccccaggggtcggatcttttccctatctccacccgaacgagctgctatggatacctacatcaaggacgctctggaagcaggcctcatgcgtccatacacctcccggcgggagcagggtttttctttgtggccaagaaagacggtggattacgtccttgcatcgactaccggggactcaatgccataaccgtccgtaaccgttacccgctaccccttatggccacagccttcgagctgctccaggaagcagttgttttcactaagcttgacctgcggaacgcataccatcttgtgcggatcagacctggtgacgagtggaagaccgctttcaacacgcctactggtcactatgaatacttggtgatgcccttcggcctgaccaacgcccccagcggtgttccaagcgctcataaacgacgtgcttagggatatgcttaacatatttgtgttcgtttacttggatgacatcctcatcttttcgagctcccttcaagaacacactaagcatgtcagacaagtactcaaacgcctcctagacagccatctgtacgttaagccggaaaaatgtgaattccattcatcccgagtacaattcctgggatttgtagtggaacccggtcgagtccaaatggaccccaggaaggtaggggcagtagcggattggcccaccccaaatccgttaaggaagttcagcgtttcctgggcttcacaaacttttaccgcaagttcatcaagaacttcagcttggtggcagcccctctctcagctttaaccaagggtggcaatgcaaggtttttgtggggaagagaagctgagacggccttccaaggactcaagcagcgcgttctctctgctcccatcctgatactaccgactacgtatgaaccatttgtggtggaggtagacgcatcagaggttggtgttggagctgtcctgtctcagaggggtgaagacaagaagcttcatccgtgcgctttcttctcacaccggcttaccccgactgagaggaactacgatgtgggggatcgtgaactcctagcggttaagatggcattgaaggaatggagacactggctcgagggggcttctcacccgtttcaagtgcttacggaccacaaaaatctggagtatatccagcaggcgaagcggttgaactctagacaagctagatggtctcttttcttcaatcgattccagtttatcctcacctatcggcccaggtcgaagaatctcaaaccggatgccctgtcccgagtctacgctcctgccattcgagatgacacggacatgcctgtccttcctgctgctaagattgtggctccgatctcgtggcaagttgaggataccgtgagacgtgctcaagctagcgaaccggacccgaaaggaggtcctaccaatcggttgtttgtccccaaggcagtgaggactcaggtccttctgtgggggcactcctctcgcctcacctgtcatccgggcgtaggtcgcaccttggagttcatccagcgtaagttctggtggcctaccataagagaagacgttgccactttcgtcaatgcctgtcccgtgtgctgccagggcaaatcttctcacctccgccctcaaggactccttcaccctttacctgttccccacagaccctggtcccatatctcattggactttattactggacttcctccatcccatggcaatactactatcctagtcataatcgacaggttttcaaaggcggccaggttcgtccctctgactaagttaccttctgccaaggaaacggctgagttggttattaatcatgtgttccgagtcttcggcattcctcaagatatggtttctgacagaggtccccagttcgcctcaaggttttggaaggccttctgccaactcatgggggcttctgccagtctatcttcagggtaccatccggagtccaacggccaaacagagaggatgaatcaagagctggaaaccaccctccgatgtatgactcgtgacaacccgtccacatggtcatcctttattgtttgggccgaatacgcgcacaacaccttgcgctcctcctccactggtatgtccccgcacgagtgtcagtttggctatgctcctccattgttcccggaccaggaggcagaagtcagagtgccttcagccttgaagttcgtcagacgctgtcggcttatgtggaggaagacccgtcttaatcttatgcgttcctcacagaggtaccaacaacaagccaacagacgtcgccgtcccgggcctaccctgtgccccggccagagagtctggctctccacaagagacttacctctacgggtggagtctcgcaagctgtcccaaaaatacatcggtcccttcaaggttgccaggagagttaacccagtttcttatcgcctacacttacccagatcccttaagatgaatcccacatttcacatttcattgttaaaacctgttgttttttctccccttgtcccggcagacagacctcccctccgcctcgtgtcattggaggccagccggcttataccgtccatcggatactggattcccgccgggtgcagcggtcctggcagtatctggtggactgggaaggctacggtcccgaggagcgctcctgggttcctgccaaagacatcctggaccctgacctcattcgtcagttcagggccctccaccctgagagagctggtaggaacgtcaggagccgttcctagggggggattctgtcaggatttggccagggttgttccgggttttggtcactagatgcccccattgtgctttttgaccttatgttttttcccttgttccccattattatttgcacctgtgcctcgtttaccctgattgtatttaaacccttagtttccctcagttctgtgctctgtgtttgtatgttagcacccagccctagtgttctgtgtattcttgtcgattccggtggatgctcttgtggaattctgtttttgagtatctcttgaggcttttttgtgctattcctaccaccttttggatttgccatttttgtatttaaggacttctcctttttactttattaaatacaccgtcttaagtactgctgtgtctgcctcatcttctgggttctgctgactattcgtggctcagttggttaagtgactgtttttcactccggagacccaggttcgtaaccgggtcctgacactgactgaatggaagctgataatTAGGAGTTTTATGTGTTGACTGAATGGACCAGACCTCTTGTCCTGTTgtggagaccagacctcttgtcCTGTTatggagaccagacctcttgtcCTGTTgtggagaccagacctcttgtcCTGTTgtggagaccagacctcttgtcCTGTTgtggagaccagacctcttgtcCTGTTgtggagaccagacctcttgtcCTGTTgtggagaccagacctcttgtcCTGTTgtggagaccagacctcttgtcCTGTTgtggagaccagacctcttgtcCTGTTgtggagaccagacctcttgtcCTGTTgtggagaccagacctcttgtcCTGTTgtggagaccagacctcttgtcCTGTTgtggagaccagacctcttgtcCTGTTgtggagaccagacctcttgtcCTGTTgtggagaccagacctcttgtcCTGTTgtggagaccagacctcttgtcCTGTTgtggagaccagacctcttgtcCTGTTGTGGCGACCAGACCTCTTGTCCTGTTgtggagaccagacctcttgtcCTGTTgtggagaccagacctcttgtcCTGTTGTGGAGACTAGACCTGTTGTAGGTTCTTTGACAAATGAAAAAGGATGGGCCCTGACCCAAAACATTTGATATCAAATCAATGTCCTCTAGTGCCCTTGTTTTGGTCAGCATGGTGTACGGTATAAAGTGCATTTGGGATGGTTTGCACTTTCCATTTGTCTTTGTTTGTAGATTGGGGCATCAGTGCTTCTGAACAATGTGATGAGTCTGGATTTAAATTACTGATTGAATTATATCCAATTCAAACAGTGCTAAGTAACCATGCTTGATTTTATTGTCCTGGCTGCATATAAAGATAATATTGGTGGAGCTTGGTGGTTTAATGTATCACGCCTGGCCTACTGATAATTAACCATGGAAAAGGTAAGCAGAGTTATTGATAAAATAATCACAAAGTTATTCATAAAGTTATCACAAAGTTATTGATAAGGCTATCACATGACATTATTGATGAAGCAATCACATGAAGTTATTGATAAGGATATCACATTAAGCTATTGATAAGGCTATCACATGAAGTTATTGATAAAGTTATCACAAAGGTATTGATAAAGCTATCACATGAAGTTATTGATTAAGCTATCACATGAAGTTATTGATTAAGCGATCACATGAAGTTATTGATGAAGTTATTGATTAAGAGATCGCATGAAGTTATTGATTAAGCTATCACATGAAGTTATTGATGAAGTTATTGATTAAGAGATCACATGAAGTTATTGATTAAGCGATCACATGAAGTTATTGACAAGGCTATCACATTAAATTATTGCTAAAGTTACCACATGAAGTTATTGATAAAGCTGTCACAAAGTTATCAAAGTTATCATAAAGTATAACTCTACAGTAAGTTATATACAAACTGCATATGTCATTGAAGTTGCAGAGAAACTCATAATATgtattatacaacgggtgggtctaatcctgaatgctgattggttaaaaccgcattccagctggtgtctattccacaagttacaaCAGCCTTCTCAGGAATGATGACTTAATTATATGATGTTTGGTGTCAGATCACCTTCTACGAGGACCGGAACTACCAGGGACGGTACTATGAGTGTGACAGTGACTCCAGCGACCTGCACACCTTCCTCAGCCGCTGTAACTCAGTCAGGGTGGAGGGGAGATTCTGGGTGGTGTACGAGAGGCCCAACTACATGGGCTTCCAGTACGTGCTGACCCCTGGAGAGTACACTGACTACCAGCGCTGGATGGGATTTAATAACACCGTCAAGTCCTGTCGCATCATTAAGAATGTGAGTagagtggatggatggacaaTATGAGACTTTTTGAAAGAGTTCATATGGAATAGAGAAGTTAAACAACCTGTAATCATTATACCCAGGTTAGCACCACACTTACAGAGCTTGTTCCTAACAACCTTACCCCCCTGCTGTAAATGTATTTTACATGTCTGATTGTGCAGCAGTTATTTTTCAGCCATAAAGGGGCAGGTCAAGATATCTTTTTTTTTATTTAGATGGTCATATCTTCCCTAAAAAAAAACGTATGCTTTAACATTTCGTTCTTGTTGTGATTCTGTTTCCTGACTCCAGGTGGGCAACTCGTGGAGAATGAAGCTGTGGGAGAAACCTAACTTTGAGGGccagagcatggaggtggcagacaacatgccctccttccaggagcGCTGGCACAGCCGCGAGGTGAACTCCTGCAAGGTGTTCGAAGGTGCCTGGGTTTTCTTTGAGCATCCCAACTACAGGGGGCGCCAGTACctgctggagaggggagagaacagacgCCACACCGAGTGGAGGGGCATGCAGGCCAACGTGGGCTCCATCCGCTGTGTCAAATAGTACGGCACATCACCACCAATGGTTGAGGATGTGCATCATTGTGTGTGTAAGAAGTACAAATAAAGTTGTGTTGAAAATCTAAAAAAACTTCTTCACAATATGAGCACAATATTCAGGCTTGAGTGATAGATATGGGCTGAATCTCATTCCTTTATTTTGGTCCTGACCATAGATTTTCGTGGCAGTTGTAGTCCGAATTCAAAACCTGGGCTGCATGAGGTAACACTTTACTTAACGGCGAAAGGTGTAATGCTTTGTGATGCAGTTTGAATGCATAGTAAGATGTGTCATAAGCACATTATGACACCCGTGTGTCTTCATATAACAATCCTGTCAAAATAACAGCTATTATCAGCTCAAAATCTCATGCGGAGAAACCACATTTACATGCTACTTAAAAGCATTGGTTGTTGGTTGTCACCCAGAAGGGTTAAAGACATTTTTTAAAGTTTTAACCAAAACAATGGTCAGAGGTTACCAAGCATTACAGTTGAGCTAGGTCCCTGTTCCAGGATCATGGGTCTGTAGATGCACCACCACTAAAGAAAGAATATGTAAatacagggccttcggaaagtattcagaccccttgactttttacagtctatgttacagtcttattctaaaattgatttgaattttttttttcaatctacacacataatGACATGGCgaaaacagttatttttttgtttacATTTTTGCAGATGTACCtttttccataagtattcagaccctttgctatgagactcgaaattgagctcaggtgcatcctgtttccattgatcatccttgagatgtttctacaactgtgTTATGGGTCTCGTCCCATATGTTTATTAGAGATTTTACCTCGCCCTTTTGTTTGGGTAcatccctgtgttttgtatacgtgtttgttttgggcttcgtccCCGTACCTTTCATGGCAGGTTGTATTTTTGGGTGGAGTATTAAAAACCCTGATtacgtattcctgcgcctgtctccaatcATTTATACAACGTGACAATAAAgctgaaatgtaacaaaatgtggaaaaggtctagGGTTCTGAATACTCCCCCCAAAAGTAGacttacatttatttattttataaagaATTTCATTGCTGATTGAAATAGCTGACATTGCCCAAATGTCCAATTCATTCTGATATCTACAGCTGCCCTCTCAACACCAcaaaatatactgtacattatacctACGTAGTCTCCTGTTTTCATGTCAGGCATGAAACCATGGAGTGAATTtttattattaatatatatatatacacacacatagtcccagtcaaaagtttggacacgtactaatttcagggtttttctttatttttacttttttctacattgtagaataattgtgaagacatcaaaactatgaaataacacatggaatcatatagaaaccaaaaaaaatgtcaaacaaattaaaatatattttatatttaagattcttcaaagtagccaccctttgtcttgatgacagctttgcacacgcttggcattctctcaaccagcttcatgaggtagttacctggaatgcatttcaattaaaaggtgtgccttgccaaaagttaatttgtggaatttctttccttcttaatgcatttgagccaatcagttgtgttgtgacaaggtaggggggtgtatcctgaagatagccctatttggtaaaagaccaagtccatattttggaaagaacagatcaaataagcaaagagaaactacagtccatcactactttaagacatgaaggtctgtcaatatggaacatttcaagaattttCAAAggttcttcaagtacagtcgcaaaaaccatcaagcactatgataaaactggatctcatgaggaccgccacaggaaaggaagaccaagagttacctctgctgcagaggataagttcattagagttatcagcctcagaaattgcagcccaaataaatgtgtcacagagttcaagtaacagacacatctcaacatcaactgttcagaggagactgtgtgtatcaggccttcatggtcgaattgctgtaaagaaaccacaactaaaggacaccgataataagaagagacttgcttgggccaagaaacatgagcaatggacattagatcggtggaaatcttgatttttggttccaaacaccgtgtctttgtgagacgcagtgtaggtgaacagatgatctccacatttgtgattcccaccgtgaagcatggaggaggaggtatgatggtgtgggggtgctttgctggtgacactgtgtgatttatttagaattcaaggcatacttaaccagcatggctaccacagcattctgcagtgatatgcaatcccatctggtttgggcttagtgggactatcatttgggacattgacccaacacacctcctggctgtgtaagggctagaggagagagagagatggagtgctgcatcagatgacctggcctccacaattacctgacctcatcccaattgagatggtttgggatgagttggaccccagagtaaaggaaaagcagccaacaagtgttcagtatatgtgggaactccttcaagtcttttggaaaagcattcctggtGAAGCTGGATGAGGgaatgtcaagagtgtgtaaagctgtcttcaaggcaaagggtggctactttgacgagtctaaaatctaaaatatttatttaacgcttttttggttactacatgattcctcatgtgttattttatagttttaatgtcttcactattattctacaatgtagaaaataataaaaataaagaaaaacccttgaatgagcaggtgtgtccaaactaatGACtggtgctatatatatatatatatatatatatatatatatatatatatatatatatatatatatatatatatatatatatatatatatatatataaacatttatGGAGTGAATTTCACAACACACAATCCTACGGTTTTACCTCACCGACCTAAAGACGTGCAGAAATAAAACTGCAATTTGTGGTTGTATAAGTCAATAGAAACATAAGGTGATGCACTTTTATACCTATCTAGGATTTGTAATGCAGGAAAGGGTCCGGAATGGGCCTATAACTGTTTCCCTGTGCTATAGTTCTGCAGAGGAACTCATCTggaatctccacccggcacagccagaagaggactggccaccccttagagcctggttcctctcaaggtttcttcctaggttttggcctttctagggagttttcctagccaccgtgcttctacatctgcattgcttgctgtttggggttttaggctgtgtttctgtacagcactttgagatatcagctgatgtacgaagggctatataaatacatttcatttgatGATCTGTAGAAAGACTGTATGCTGGTAGTTGGTCAGAGTGCACCTACCGATTCAACAGAAAGGTAAAGCATGTTGGTATATGCTTTATAACTTGTCATAAGCATGTACTGGATATGAGCTGTTATAATGTATTTGACAAGGCTTATAAAATGTTATGTTTCTCTATGTATCAACATTTTACCTGACTCAAAATGACTGGTATTTGGTGAGGGTCATAATGAGATGATTATTAAGGGATCATACATGCTCAGACAAGTCTTACAATGCATTATAACTAAATCATAAGGCATTATAGCAGCTGGCTTTAGGTAAAGTGTTACAGACAGGAATTAGCAAACTAGACCTATCAGAGACTACAGTGTATTCAGACTAATGGCTTTGTTCTAGGAACTGCTGCTCACCGCTGGCATCAATTTGATTGGATAAATTAAAAGGTTCTGGAATCAGGCGCCGTGGGATCAAAAGGTCAGCGTCGACACAACAGATCATTAAACTTGGCATGAAGCCGTGGTGTTTTAAAACAAACACAGCATCAGCTGTTGTGCCCTAGTTAATAGTGGTGCGCATTTGAATGACAATGATTTCACCGGCCATGCATTTCCATGTCATACCTCTATAAAACTCCCCCAGGGCAGTGTCCTTACATTACCGTATATGTCTAGAGGGATATTTTTGATTGTGTGTAGAGTAGTATTAAAAAGAATAATCCAAACATGGACCGCATGCAGGGGAAGGTACTGtaggtggctgtgtgtgtgtgtgtgtgtgtgtgcaccttcctcttttttttaaagtaacagTTTTTAAAAAGACAACAATCCTTTGTGCAGATCTTCTTCTACGAGGAGCGGAACTTCCAGGGCCTCCACTATGAGTGCAGCAGCGACTGCCCCGAACTGAGCTCTCATTTCAGCCACTGCAACTCCATCAGGGTGGAGAGTGGTGCCTGGGTGGTCTATGAGAGGCCCAACTACATGGGCTCTCAGTACATCCTGACCAGGGGAGAGTACCCCGACTACCAGCGCTGGATGGGCTACAACGACACTATCAGGTCCTGCCGGATTATCAGACATGTAAGTCAAGCCACTGTGAGATGATTTGTGCGTGGTAGTGGTACATGTTGATTACTCATTCAGGGATCTACAcagacatgcatgcacacacgcaaacacgcaTCCGTGtacgcatgcaaacacacacacacacacacacacacacacacacacacacacacgaccaaaTGTAAATATTATAGTGCATCCATTTCCATTCTAACACCACAGTGGTGTTTTGATCTGTTGAAACCTGATGTCGGTGTCCCATATGAGGACACTAATAACCCAGGTATAATGACACAGCTGATCGATCCCGAGGGATATTGTTCAGATGAAGTTTGGAACTGTGCTCCACTGTGTTGTAGACCACTGGCATGCACAGGATCCGCGTGTATGAGCGCCCTGACTTTGCCGGTCAGATGATTGAGTTCAGTGAGGACAGCCCCAACCTGTCTGAGCGTTTCCTCCACCCCGAGGTGCACTCTGCCAATGTGCTGGACGGCGCCTGGGTCTTCTACGAGCACCCCAACTACAGGGGGCGCCAGCACCTGCTGGAGAGGGGCGAGTACAGACGCCACGCCGAGTGGGGGGGCATGCAGGCCAACGTGGGCTCCCTACGCCGCGTCCAGGACTTTTAGACCATCCGtgtcatacagatgtaggatcttaatttgagccaggttgctacagcaggaaaatgatcttgcagcaacaggaaatgttcattattatgtggattataatttttgtaagggaaaatcaattggaaattacaaacttcagaagcttttttaaaaactcaaatacactacatgtttttaatttcctgcaacagggtgatcaaataaaGACATTGTTATGCTCAACAGCCAATCAGAAGGCATCTGACTTTTtacttcctctcttttcctctctactTCCTTTTCTCTTGATATGTCTTGTTTGCATGTGGGGCTCTGTAGGGCCATCAATGGTACTGGTCCATATAGATGGTACCAtttagcacactgtagatggtaccatataacacactgtagatggatggtaccatataacacactgtagatggtaccatatagcacactgtagatggatggtaccatatagcacactgtagatggatgttaccatataacacactgtagatggatgttaccatataacacactgtagatggtaccatataacacgctgtagatggatggtaccatataacacgctgtagatggatggtaccatataacacgctgtagatggatggtaccatatagcacgctgtagatggatggtaccatataacacgctgtagatggatggtaccatatagcacgctgtagatggatggtaccatatagcacgctgtagatggtaccatataacacgctgtagatggtaccatatagcacgctgtagatggtaccatataacacactgtaggtagatggtaccatataacacactgtaggtagatggtaccatataacacactgtagatggatggtaccatataacacactgtagatggatggtaccatataacacactgtagatggatggtaccatataacacactgtagatggatggtaccatataacacactgtagatggatggtaccatataacacactgtagatggatggtaccatataacacactgtagatggatggtaccatataacacactgtagatggatggtaccatataacacactgtagatggatggtaccatataacacactgtagatggatggtaccatataacacactgtagatggatggtaccatataacacactgtagatggatggtaccatatagcacactgtagatggtaccatatagcacactgtagatggtaccatataacacactgtagatggtaccatataacacactgtagatggtaccatataacacactgtagatggtaccatatagcacactgtagatggtaccatatagcacactgtagatggatggtaccatataacacactgtagatggatggtaccatataacacactgtagatggatggtaccatataacacactgtagatggatggtaccatataacacactgtagatggatggtaccatatagcacactgtagatggatggtaccatatagcacactgtagatggtaccatatagcacactgtagatggtaccatataacacactgtagatggatggtaccatataacacactgtagatggatggtaccatataacacactgtagatggatggtaccatataacacactgtagatggatggtaccatataacacactgtagatggatggtaacctataacacactgtagatggatggtaacctataacacactgtagatggatggtaccatataacacactgtagatggatggtaccatatagcacactgtagatggatggtaccatatagcacactgtagatggtaccatataacacactgtagatggtaccatataacacactgtagatggtaccatatagcacactgtagatggtaccatatagcacactgtagatggtaccatataacacactgtagatggatggtaccatataacacactgtagatggatggtaccatacaacacactgtagatggatggtaccatacaacacactgtagatggatggtaccatacaacacactgtagatggatggtaccatataacacactgtagatggatggtaccatacaacacactgtagatggatggtaccatataacacactgtagatgtatggtaccatatagcacactgtatatggtaccatataacacactgtagatggtaccatatagcacactgtagatggatggtaccatataacacactgtagatggatggtaccatataacacactgtagatggatggtaccatataacacactgtagatggatggtaccatatagcacactgtagatggatgcacactgtagatggatgggttaccatataacacactgtagatggatggtaccatataacacactgtagatggatggtac
Encoded proteins:
- the LOC135534649 gene encoding gamma-crystallin S-1-like — protein: MEKITFYEDRNYQGRYYECDSDSSDLHTFLSRCNSVRVEGRFWVVYERPNYMGFQYVLTPGEYTDYQRWMGFNNTVKSCRIIKNVGNSWRMKLWEKPNFEGQSMEVADNMPSFQERWHSREVNSCKVFEGAWVFFEHPNYRGRQYLLERGENRRHTEWRGMQANVGSIRCVK
- the LOC135534648 gene encoding gamma-crystallin S-1-like, producing MDRMQGKIFFYEERNFQGLHYECSSDCPELSSHFSHCNSIRVESGAWVVYERPNYMGSQYILTRGEYPDYQRWMGYNDTIRSCRIIRHTTGMHRIRVYERPDFAGQMIEFSEDSPNLSERFLHPEVHSANVLDGAWVFYEHPNYRGRQHLLERGEYRRHAEWGGMQANVGSLRRVQDF